The Polypterus senegalus isolate Bchr_013 chromosome 1, ASM1683550v1, whole genome shotgun sequence genomic sequence cctttcggtttgtatatgttcagtctctctctgtgcatttcctgtgcagcgagcgagagagagagagagagagagagagacacacacacaggcgagtgctagagagagacacacacaggtgctccaggctcgtgaaagagagacacacacacacacgaaagagagagcgagcgagcaagagagggagggctggacacataaggtagaaaaggcttgtttttgttttgagttctgtttccagcgatcgtttcatagcgtgcattgttgcaatgttacttttcttggtggtttattaaattacggatttttcaaatgttcatttttttccctgtgcttaaaactcattaaaaaagtgtttttagcgagcagttctagcactatagcgcaaactattgcagtgttagttttctctgttgttcaaggttttctcagtgttattcaatgtttttacatttagtttactattatgctgtgcattctatggtataattaactatatttgtgcttaaaaactaaaaaaatatatatttacatacagtttgtatggtctggaacagattaattgtatttacatacaatcctatggtggaaattgcttcggtttatgaccaaatcggtttacgaccagagttttggaacgaattatggtcgtgaaccgaggttccactgtatttcatgctacaacactaaatgactaatcttaagttgcttgaaagtgaaaatttacgttgaataaGCAACATAAATGTTATACTTTATTCAGTGTAACAGCAAGGAAGTGGCACCTTGTGACACTTGCTGTCGCACTCAAAGCAGTGGCTGTGCAGTTGCAGGCTCGTCTTGTCCATGATCCACTGTTGAAGTTCATTGAAGAACATcttttgattaattaatttatttttttctctccctcaGTAATGTTCATACATTGGAGGCAAAGAAAACCAACAGTCCTCATGAGGGAGCAAACGACAGGACATGTTTTCGCTCCGTTTTTGCAGCTCGCAATTTCAAGCCAAGCGACTTGCGATCTTCTCTTATATAGTGGCATTTACGCGGAGCAAAATCAGGCAGCAGTTTAAATGAACAGTTTTAACTAATCTGGAAACAACATTGACGCTTATAGTGGTTCCAGAGGATTAGGGACCAAAAACAGTCGCCAGCATGGATAAGTTCCGCATGATTTTCCAGTTTCTTCAATCCAACCAGGAGTCGTTCATGAATGGCATCTGTGGGATCATGGCGCTGGCCAGTGCGCACCTGTACTCGGCCTTTGATTTCAACTGCCCCTGTCTGCCTGAATATAACTACTCTTATGGAATGGGCATCCTGGCGCTCCCTCCTTTTGTGCTTTTTCTAGTAGGCTTCATCATGAACAATAATGTGTCCATGCTGGCAGAAGAGTGGAAGAGGCCAATCGGCCAGCGCAGGAAGGACCCAGCAGTGCTGCGTTACATGTTCTGCTCCATGACACAGCGGGCCATGATTGCTCCAGTGGTTTGGATTTCCGTCACCCTCCTTGACGGGAAAAGTCTGACGTGTGCTTTCAGTGTCAACTTGCAGCTAGAGAAGTTTGGCAATGTGAGCACACAAGGGCTATCTCAGGATGAGCTCACCCGATTACTGGCTAAAATCCCCTGCAAGGACATCTTCGACGGACATGCAGTAGTCTCCCGGGAAGCTGCCGAGCGCTACCTGCGTTGCATATCTCAGGTGGGTAGGAAACACAGCACTCTGAAAGatgaaggtgccagagtggttttGCTGAACAGTGTCATAAGGGAACCATTTTTAATTTACAAGAGGACCATCCATATGAAAGTTCCAGAAGGAAGATTTCATTTAGATCCCACACAGGCATCATAAATAACCATGACAGATGATACAAGATTTGTCAAATGCCactgggttcctgattttaaaatgacctttgctgcatacagtaacacagacaaagttcaggttttctttacCTGTCAGAATTCTGCTAGATAGCACACAATACATTagaaatttctttttaaagtccAAGGAACCAATTTCATGTGCAAAGAACCCTTCACAGAACAAAAAGAGTTATTTGTCAGTCGGTAGTTTGAATAGTATGAAAATAACCCTTCTTAGAATTAAAGCAATGGCTCTTGTAACAAGAAAACCccagagacattgggaaggtttggggcagccacccatataatatttcctggctgcaaaatctgtCCAAATACAAAGATATGTTCACACAACAtcatccaaaacagaactgagtatcatcttaagatggcggcttttaaaCCCtcgcaggggaagtgatgtcatcgggaccggaactggaagtgacgtcgttggtTGCCCGAGAACAGGGCGGGATttccgagaatggtctgcaaggtaTTGAAAGAGAGAATTAGctcacttcgccaccccctggtctggcgtggaactaCATTTATTCAGACTCTTTGGTTGTCCCCtaaacatgcatgtgtgacactctaaaaggaaccacacaacccaataaagaaccattatttttaagagtgtgcatAAAGACCGTACTATGTGACATGAAAAACAGACTAGAAAAATTCTGCTTGCTGTGTAATTGGAGCTGCAGATTCTCTCCAGTTTTGCTGAACGTTTCTTTAATGCTCTCTGGggttccttccacagtccaaaagacaTACATATCAGATCATCGTGAGTGAGAAAAGGATTACCAAAcagcatgttttcatttaaaaatggaatttaaaaaaaatggtctCCATCCAGACTAGCGTTTTACAGATCGTTTACAAAACTACAGTATCTCTGACCACATTAAAATAAccataaacacatacagtatgatgtAGCCGTTCACTTACATCAGACATGCACACCTTGGCAGAAATAGGAAGAGGAAGTGTCCTCCTTGAAGGGCTGGTTACACTGGCAAAACTGTGGCCgctggtacatttttttttttttcttctgcagatGTATTCAGCATTCACACTGTACAAACTCCAATTTAGATCCACACAAGCAAACATCAAAAAGTGCCAGGGAAAGCAACTCTTCCATGTCTGCCGTGTTGAAATAcggttttcttctgtgaagggagACCATTCAGGGAGTGATGTGTTGTTacaagcaggatccaatcagggatgGGCCTTGTAATAAGCACGAGCCAATCAGCGTGCAATGAGAGTCTGCATTATCAAGAGTGTTCATTTAGATCCGTGGACATTGTAACACAGAAGGTGTTCTCGGATGTTTATGTCTCTGTTTTCAACGCTCTGCATTTTCAGGGGTTAAAACACTGGGGTAATTTGGATGAAAGGTGAAATtggagactaatgtctgcaaTTTAAACGAAAATGTAGTAATGTGGGCAAAGCCTTTGACATGGTGTAGCCCTGTtaatctgtatatataaaggagagttgggatccgagagactgtgtttgtgtgtttgtggagagatgaagagttaaggcgggtaggggagtcacgtgatcatctcccctcccattcacgtcatttcattcacttcaaatcatttcgctccgagctgagctccgcagctgacgtggtcttgcgttctttttccttagtgtttagtcctttctcctttactaatttactgtttagtacaagcggtacttacacagtcacttaTAAAAGGGGAGAAAACTCCGTGCAACAAATggatattgaaactaccttgaaagacatgcaatcaacgtggccattaaacggatcccaagagaggtcttctaggttggaaaaaaagcgcttggctgccaaaaccagcgcaacaagaaacgacttctactTTAGAAAGAAAACGATTCGCTGCCAAAATCAGGcagttaaacgaatctaaagaatTAATTTAGAACTAATTAAgcgagtcattatttcccagtttctgtgaaTTGGAGTCAATGAAATTACAAACTAATTGTTTGggagatttttattaaaatgtaataagcagttatatggggaatacatagggttttttaagttgttaacagtattttcaacctaattttcattctgcctttccaggtattctggttatttgattatttactaattagcgggtctgactCTGAAGTTGTTTCTGCTTTCATCATCCCGTGTGTCTactgtgctggttgttaattttcactattagggttaaataaagggagcaaactacacaggaaaaggagacaataataggaaaacaaaaaaaagagagttaagcatttatagctttagaaaaaaatatttctaaatgtcttagaaatgtaaaaaccttactattgtgtttttctgaattcagaataagagaagagtaataaagaccagctaattaaatgtgatcagttgttatcaattattatcactgattgtgaatctggttggaacaaaaacctgcagccacagtgggtccccaggaccaagtttgggaaccacagCCTTAAACTGTAACCCTGAGTTTAAGTTGAGGTGTGTACTAGTGCGAGAGtgggccctgtggtgggctggcacctgtcCTGGTTTAGTTGTTGACTGACTCAAGAACAATAGAAGCCTGATGTGTGCTCAAgaataatgcactggtgaggcctcatctggagtcctgtgtgtagttttggtctccaggctacaaaaaggacatagcagcgctagagaaggtccagagaagagcgacttggctcataccagggctacaggggatgaattatgaggaaagattaaaagagctgagctgatacagtttaagcaaaagaagattaagaagagacatgattgaagtgtttaaaattatgaagggaattagtacagtggattgagactgttattttaaaatgagttcatcaagaacacggggacacagttggaaacttgttaagggtaaatttcgcacaaacattaggaagttttttttacacaaagaacgatagacacttggaataagcgaccaagtagtgtggtagacagtaagacattagggactttcaaaactcaacttgatgttattttggaagaaataagtggataggactggcgagcatcgttgggctgaatggcctgttctcgtctagagtgttctaatgttctaatgactcTGGTTATGAATtagattcattttgaaaatattgtcTTATATTAAGTTAGTATGAAGATTATATTAAATGACCAATTATGAACTTAATTTTCAAAAAAGGGAACAAAaacatgttttccttaatttgtaTGTTCATTTTACTGAGTCTGTTGGACACATGGCATTTAGATATTTTGTCATCATATTTTATGaaatatatgtgtaaataaaATTAGTAATAGAGTTACAGGGACTGTTATATGCACTTGGTATGCTTTTTCAGATACATAGAGCTCATTCTATTGCTAACATTAGTTCCAAAAGGAGCAGACACGTTGCTTGGTGCAAACTGCTATTTGGCCATGCCAAATATTTAAATACAGGTTCATCATCTGTCCATTTAATGAACTCACATTTTTCAGTGCAGGACATAAACAAGCAAGGAGTGCACGGCCTTCACCAATCTTGCGTTCAGTACATTTCCATTACAGGGGACACGGGGACACGCCAGGCCAACTCTGAGGCAGCAGTCAGCATCGTTTTGCATGTGGGAGGAAATTCACTGAGAGAAAGTCACAGTGCTCAGGGGAAACCCACCTGCTTTGTTTTTGGAGTTATACCAAAATGCCTCATCGCTAtgagaataattattttttatttgaaacataaACAATTGCTCTTTTGATTTTAGTGAAGTATTTTGATTAATGCATATTAGAAATCCAGCTCATAATTACACTTTTATTGAATTTCCTTGACAAACATTATGACTCTGCCCACTGACAGAAACAGAGGAATATTTATGTCTTCCCTCTTTATATCCTAGGCAATTGGCTGGACCTTCCTCTTGCTGATGACCATGATGGCATTCCTTGTAAGGGCAATCCGCCCTTGTTTCACCCAGGCTGCCTTCCTGAAAACCAAATACTGGTCGCATTACATCGACATCGAACGCAAGCTTTTTGACGAGACCTGCACAGAGCATGCCAAGAGCTTTGCCAAGATCTGCATTCAGCAGTACTTTGAAAGCATCAAGGGGGAGATGTGCAACTTCCATCAGCACCACCGGGTGCGACATCACAGCAAGGATTCGGAAGAGGATGCTAAAGGAGATGATGACAAGCTGTTGGGCATCACTGATCAGGAGGACATGAATAAGGTCCTAAAAAATTGGCATCAGTGCAAGCCTCCACTTAATCTGGCCAAACCTGGGTTGCTAAATGGCAATGGCTGTGCCAAACCCAATAACACAGAAGACAAATCTGTCAATTCCAGGAAAACACTGGTGGCTTATTATAGCAAGGTTTGAAGGATATGGATATGGGGTAATTAGGACACTTGAATCATGGGGTAAAATAATACGTCCTGACGTTCAAACATGACTCCAACTGCTGTAGTGGAACCCCGCAGAATTGCATTGATCTTCATTTATCACATTGATAATCCACAAGAAAGATGATAAGATGGTTAAATATGTGGCCTACTCAGTAAATTAACAAAGTCTAAGATGCACTGCCCCCCCAGCCAGGACAGGTGCTGACCATGTACACTTAAGGTTAAGGAGAGGGATTTTGGACAAATCAAGTGAAATGAATGACTGAGCCTTTTGTTCTCATCATAATTGTTCTAAAGCTCTAATGGTTGCCCCCTACCTAAGAATAAATTTGCCAACTGGGATCAAGCAGATGTGAATGGATGAACATGCTGGAAGATTGTAGCCATGGCAAAGGGCATCACCTTAACTTATCTTAGCATCTGAAATAGTGAGGATCTCCCTTGTTGAAGAGTTTATAAACG encodes the following:
- the LOC120514255 gene encoding calcium homeostasis modulator protein 1-like, producing the protein MDKFRMIFQFLQSNQESFMNGICGIMALASAHLYSAFDFNCPCLPEYNYSYGMGILALPPFVLFLVGFIMNNNVSMLAEEWKRPIGQRRKDPAVLRYMFCSMTQRAMIAPVVWISVTLLDGKSLTCAFSVNLQLEKFGNVSTQGLSQDELTRLLAKIPCKDIFDGHAVVSREAAERYLRCISQAIGWTFLLLMTMMAFLVRAIRPCFTQAAFLKTKYWSHYIDIERKLFDETCTEHAKSFAKICIQQYFESIKGEMCNFHQHHRVRHHSKDSEEDAKGDDDKLLGITDQEDMNKVLKNWHQCKPPLNLAKPGLLNGNGCAKPNNTEDKSVNSRKTLVAYYSKV